A single window of Mugil cephalus isolate CIBA_MC_2020 chromosome 1, CIBA_Mcephalus_1.1, whole genome shotgun sequence DNA harbors:
- the tns2a gene encoding tensin-2 isoform X1, whose product MGCVLSSDWCGEGEVQPVLVVRNPSVKRRSLERSESGRMRLTKAGKGEPHVFKEKTFKKKRQCSVCRQNVDNVGSFCRVCKTATHRKCEAKVTSACIPAPSNDLQRRGTTPSRHVQHMGSTKSLTYTKQRNTLPRSFSVDRVMDRVMERHYDFDLTYITERIISVFFPPKLEEQRYRLNLKEVAAMLKSKHQDKFLLLNLSERRHDITRLNPKVHDFGWPDLHAPPLDKICAICKAMENWLTSDPQHVVVLHCKGNKGKTGVIIAAYMHYSKISAGADQALSTLAMRKFCEDKVSTSLQPSQNRYIYYFGGLLSGAIKMNSSPLFLHQVLIPSLPNFQGAGGYYPFLKIYQSMQLVYTSGIYDLQGTGGRRLSVTIEPALLLKGDIMVKCYHRRAQSADRDVVFRLQFHTCTIHGSQLWFGKGELDEACTDERFPSDATVEFVFSSGPEKIKGREYQKNDPAVTVDYNTADPVVRWDSYENFNQRYQDSLEDIAHTRGPVDGSLYAQIKKRRGAGSGSVSSTNGSSPGAGLSEDRPDHLMSQCSDSVLSGHSHHLNQSSLLPPDRQDETVRPPPPTRQEREDLERLLGGIEGSRDGERETAILDDGDSLPSERTGTLGLSRSCSCRDGYRSQRCAEPGCDRTLLMPNGYCLDRAPGTNGHHGATPAASPNPAAPPSHVDLCQHYSPHSHQSLPPPDLVWDRQSGPPHYLHRSCSEAPSSRHICPYPSPDLTPHNHPHHHPLSSPGRLCCRDDDFPTYHHPPPPPHGHHHPHPHHPKPSTSPTYHDIMVIDGLPPPGCPCRDCSIRREDSAAYHGLRLDRGDSFHWDREAELQQREVVGLRRAREAELPRGSELHWERDPGLRRGRELSLHWERDREAELQWERDREAEYWHRRATVATYGPQGHDLPAFTFDPLPSGHPAYPEASRSHAHSHLDLKYSSSSSGYQTPRQACPCSPYQPSPSESRGYASGYQSESTSPLPPASSMTGPCGHSNGPGEHNHHHHHHHHHPDSQQSYSSDSHTEGLRSSGESVGWRDHITHGSFRRVHRDAHGACSTPSDMSGPPTPVHTSSPLRTQESPSPGREYDIRTTDIIGSDYEPPQPQDGQYRNNNNNIAQEPPKTQSSSSEPLQPVAKDTQSQPDAPNHCTAPTDPPPTGPQQQHCSPDTGVTPATLNQGHCQAPSSPVPEAQARPLALQTLSPSEAAPQTQTQTQTQTQASVPPASPQVTGSSPTRESHPEAPKPNTTTAPAPSSMESSPVSDTPVPGFATLGRRLMLSGSDPHHPNHHQQQQQQQQQQGPPQHHYPAPVDHSAALDNNKRHCFSGPSPQPHPAQPHTNYSTISIPLPHPQPPLPEKRHAPTQPGSPSDAVRPASSTTNTTNNGTAQHQHHVTFSPTVGEIAPPAGQNDDAAPGEAENANRVSVKFVQDSSRFWYKPGISREQAIAALKERDPGTFLIRDSNSFQGAYGLALKVLTPPPNVNNHSSKVSDPMEQLVRHFLIETGPRGVKIKGCQNEPYFGSLSALVYQHSITPISLPCALKIPEKDLVGEVQEVQPVSNISTAADLLKQGAACNVLYLNSVETESLTGPQAIAKATDATLGRSPRPSATVVQFKVTSQGITLTDSQRRVFFRRHYPVNSVTFSSMDPKDRRWTNSDNTTVKVFGFVAKKPGSTAENVCHLFAELDPDQPASAIVNFINKVMLSPRR is encoded by the exons gtgaCCTCTGCGTGCATCCCGGCTCCTTCCAACGATCTG CAGCGTAGAGGGACCACTCCTTCCCGACACGTCCAGCACATG ggaTCCACCAAGTCTTTAACCTACACCAAACAGAGAAACACGTTGCCCAG GAGCTTCAGCGTGGACCGCGTCATGGACCGAGTGATGGAGCGCCACTACGACTTCGACCTGACCTACATCACCGAGCGGATCATCTCCGTCTTCTTCCCCCCgaagctggaggagcagaggtACCGGCTCAACCTGAAGGAGGTGGCCGCCATGCTCAAGTCCAAGCACCAGGACAAGTTTCTG CTCCTGAATCTTTCAGAAAGACGCCACGATATCACCCGACTCAATCCAAAG GTTCATGACTTTGGCTGGCCCGACCTCCACGCCCCGCCGCTGGATAAGATCTGCGCCATATGTAAGGCCATGGAGAACTGGCTGACCTCCGACCCCCAGCACGTGGTGGTCCTGCACTGCAAG GGCAACAAAGGTAAAACAGGGGTGATTATTGCAGCCTACATGCACTACAGCAAGATCTCTGCAGg gGCGGACCAGGCTCTCAGTACTCTGGCCATGAGGAAGTTCTGCGAAGATAAGGTGTCCACTTCCCTCCAGCCGTCCCAGAACAG gtACATCTATTACTTCGGGGGTCTCCTCTCCGGCGCCATCAAGATGAACAGCAgtcctctcttcctccaccaggTTCTCATCCCGTCGCTGCCCAACTTCCAGGGTGCAGGAG gCTACTACCCCTTCCTGAAGATCTACCAGTCCATGCAGTTGGTCTACACCTCAGGCATATA TGACCTTCAAGGAACGGGAGGCAGGCGGCTGAGCGTGACCATTGAACCGGCGCTGCTGTTAAAGGGTGACATCATG GTCAAATGCTACCACAGGCGAGCCCAGAGCGCCGACCGAGACGTGGTGTTCAGGCTGCAGTTCCACACCTGCACCATCCACGGATCCCAGCTGTGGTTCGGCAAAGGGGAGCTGGACGAAGCTTGCACAG ATGAGCGTTTTCCTTCTGATGCCACCGTGGAGTTTGTCTTCTCCTCTGGACCTGAGAAGATCAAAG GTCGTGAATACCAGAAGAACGACCCGGCCGTCACGGTCGACTACAACACTGCCGACCCAGTGGTTCGCTGGGACTCCTACGAGAACTTTAACCAGCGGTACCAGGACAGCCTGGAGG ATATTGCCCACACCAGAGGTCCTGTCGATGGGAGTCTCTACGCTCAGATAAAGAAACGCCGCGGTGCCGGCTCCGGTTCTGTCTCCTCGACCAACGGCAGCAGTCCGGGGGCGGGCCTCTCAGAAGACAGGCCCGACCACTTGATGTCTCAGTGTTCCGACTCTGTCCTCTCGGGCCATTCCCACCACCTGAACCAGTcgtccctcctcccccccgacCGCCAGGACGAGACCGTCCGCCCGCCGCCGCCGACCAGACAAGAGAGGGAGGATCTGGAGCGTCTCCTCGGCGGCATCGAGGGCAGCAGAGACGGCGAGAGGGAGACCGCCATCTTGGATGACGGGGACTCTTTGCCCTCGGAGAGGACGGGGACGCTGGGGCTCAGCCGGTCGTGCTCCTGCCGCGACGGGTACCGGTCCCAGCGCTGTGCCGAGCCCGGCTGCGACCGCACGCTCCTCATGCCCAACGGTTACTGCCTGGACCGGGCTCCGGGCACCAACGGGCACCACGGGGCCACCCCCGCCGCCAGCCCCAATCCGGCCGCTCCCCCGTCCCACGTGGATCTGTGCCAACACTACAGCCCCCACTCCCACCAGTCCCTCCCGCCTCCGGACCTGGTCTGGGACCGTCAGAGCGGCCCGCCCCACTACCTGCACCGCTCCTGCTCAGAGGCTCCCTCGTCTCGACACATCTGCCCGTACCCCTCGCCGGATCTAACCCCCCACAACCACCCGCACCACCACCCGCTGTCTTCCCCCGGCCGCCTCTGCTGTCGGGACGACGACTTCCCGACCTACCACCaccctcctccgccgccgcacGGCCACCATCACCCCCACCCGCACCACCCGAAACCCTCCACCAGCCCCACCTACCACGACATAATGGTGATCGACGGTCTGCCGCCTCCCGGCTGCCCCTGCAGGGACTGCAGCATCCGGAGGGAGGACTCGGCAGCTTATCACGGCCTGAGGCTGGACCGCGGAGACAGCTTCCACTGggacagagaggcagagctcCAGCAGAGAGAGGTGGTGGGCCTGAGGAGGGCCAGGGAGGCCGAGCTACCCCGGGGCTCGGAGCTCCACTGGGAGAGGGATCCCGGGCTGAGACGAGGCAGAGAGCTCTCCCTCCACTGGGAGCGAGACCGGgaggctgagctgcagtggGAGAGGGACAGGGAGGCCGAATACTGGCACAGGAGGGCGACCGTGGCCACCTACGGCCCCCAGGGGCACGACCTCCCGGCCTTCACCTTCGACCCCTTACCGTCCGGTCACCCCGCCTACCCGGAGGCCTCCAGGTCCCACGCCCACTCGCACCTGGACCTCaagtacagcagcagcagcagcggctaCCAGACGCCGCGCCAGGCGTGCCCCTGCTCCCCTTACCAGCCCTCGCCGTCCGAGAGCAGGGGCTACGCCTCGGGCTACCAGTCCGAGTCCACGTCCCCGCTGCCGCCCGCCTCCTCCATGACGGGGCCCTGCGGCCATAGCAACGGGCCGGGAGAGcacaaccaccaccatcaccaccaccaccaccatccagaCTCTCAGCAGTCGTACAGCTCCGACTCACACACCG aGGGCCTTCGTAGCTCTGGTGAAAGCGTGGGCTGGAGGGATCACATTACCCACGGTTCCTTCAGGAGAGTCCACAGAGACGCTCACGGCGCGTGCTCCACGCCGTCCGACATGTCCGGGCCGCCCACTCCCGTCCACACCAGCAGCCCCCTGCGCACACAGGAAAG CCCCAGTCCAGGCAGAGAGTACGACATCCGGACCACGGACATCATCGGCAGCGACTACGAGCCGCCCCAGCCCCAGGATGGACAATaccgaaacaacaacaacaacatcgcTCAGGAACCTCCCAAAACCCAGAGTAGCAGCTCAGAGCCCCTTCAGCCGGTCGCCAAGGACACACAGTCACAACCAGACGCCCCCAACCACTGCACTGCACCGACAGACCCGCCCCCCACCGGCCCCCAACAGCAGCACTGTAGCCCGGATACAGGTGTGACACCAGCCACGTTAAACCAGGGACACTGCCAGGCTCCTTCCTCCCCCGTACCAGAGGCACAAGCCCGACCTCTCGCTCTCCAGACCCTCAGTCCATCAGAAGCGGCgccccagacccagacccagacccagacccagacccaggcgTCTGTACCACCAGCTTCCCCCCAAGTCACCGGATCGTCACCAACTAGGGAATCTCACCCCGAAGCCCCCAAACCCAACACCACTACTGCACCAGCCCCCAGCAGCATGGAGAGCTCCCCCGTGTCTGATACTCCAGTTCCTGGCTTTGCCACTCTGGGCAGGAGGTTGATGTTGAGCGGATCAGACCCCCACCACCCCaatcaccaccagcagcagcagcagcagcagcagcagcaaggcCCCCCTCAGCACCACTACCCGGCCCCCGTGGATCACAGCGCTGCTCTGGACAATAACAAGAGGCACTGCTTCTCTGGGCCGAGCCCGCAACCCCACCCAGCCCAACCCCACACCAACTACTCCACCATCTCCATCCCCCTTCCACACCCTCAGCCCCCTTTGCCAGAGAAGCGCCACGCGCCCACCCAGCCGGGTTCCCCCAGTGATGCCGTGAGGCcagcctcctccaccaccaacaccaccaacaacggCACTGCCCAGCACCAGCACCACGTCACCTTTTCTCCCACTGTGGGGGAAATCGCACCCCCCGCAGGCCAAAATGACGACGCAGCGCCCGGAGAGGCCGAGAACGCCAACAGGGTCAGCGTGAAGTTCGTCCAGGACAGTTCGAGGTTCTGGTACAAGCCGGGCATCTCCAGAGAgcaag CGATTGCAGCTCTGAAGGAGCGAGATCCGGGAACCTTCCTGATCAGAGACAGCAACTCTTTCCAGGGAGCCTACGGCCTCGCCCTGAAGGTCCTCACGCCTCCTCCCAACGTcaacaaccacagcagcaaAG TGAGTGACCCAATGGAGCAGCTGGTCAGACACTTCCTCATAGAAACGGGGCCTCGGGGAGTCAAGATTAAAGGATGTCAGAATGAGCCCTACTTTG GGAGTCTGTCTGCACTGGTCTACCAACACTCCATCACACCCATCTCTCTGCCCTGCGCGCTTAAAATCCCAGAAAAAG ATCTGGTCGGGGAGGTGCAGGAGGTTCAACCCGTGAGTAACATCAGTACAGCTGCTGACCTCCTGAAACAAGGAGCAG cCTGTAACGTCCTCTACCTGAACTCTGTGGAGACGGAGTCGCTGACCGGCCCTCAGGCCATCGCCAAGGCGACGGACGCCACGTTGGGTCGCAGCCCCCGTCCTTCGGCCACCGTGGTCCAGTTCAAGGTGACGTCGCAGGGCATCACCCTGACGGACAGCCAGCGCAG AGTTTTCTTCCGGAGACATTACCCGGTGAACAGCGTGACCTTCAGTAGCATGGACCCTAAGGACAGGAG GTGGACTAACTCAGACAACACGACCGTTAA ggTGTTCGGGTTCGTGGCCAAGAAGCCGGGCAGCACGGCCGAGAACGTGTGCCACCTCTTCGCCGAGCTGGACCCCGACCAGCCGGCCTCCGCCATCGTCAACTTCATCAACAAGGTCATGCTGTCGCCTCGGCGATAG
- the tns2a gene encoding tensin-2 isoform X4, with the protein MTAEKLSRIFQAGKGEPHVFKEKTFKKKRQCSVCRQNVDNVGSFCRVCKTATHRKCEAKVTSACIPAPSNDLQRRGTTPSRHVQHMGSTKSLTYTKQRNTLPRSFSVDRVMDRVMERHYDFDLTYITERIISVFFPPKLEEQRYRLNLKEVAAMLKSKHQDKFLLLNLSERRHDITRLNPKVHDFGWPDLHAPPLDKICAICKAMENWLTSDPQHVVVLHCKGNKGKTGVIIAAYMHYSKISAGADQALSTLAMRKFCEDKVSTSLQPSQNRYIYYFGGLLSGAIKMNSSPLFLHQVLIPSLPNFQGAGGYYPFLKIYQSMQLVYTSGIYDLQGTGGRRLSVTIEPALLLKGDIMVKCYHRRAQSADRDVVFRLQFHTCTIHGSQLWFGKGELDEACTDERFPSDATVEFVFSSGPEKIKGREYQKNDPAVTVDYNTADPVVRWDSYENFNQRYQDSLEDIAHTRGPVDGSLYAQIKKRRGAGSGSVSSTNGSSPGAGLSEDRPDHLMSQCSDSVLSGHSHHLNQSSLLPPDRQDETVRPPPPTRQEREDLERLLGGIEGSRDGERETAILDDGDSLPSERTGTLGLSRSCSCRDGYRSQRCAEPGCDRTLLMPNGYCLDRAPGTNGHHGATPAASPNPAAPPSHVDLCQHYSPHSHQSLPPPDLVWDRQSGPPHYLHRSCSEAPSSRHICPYPSPDLTPHNHPHHHPLSSPGRLCCRDDDFPTYHHPPPPPHGHHHPHPHHPKPSTSPTYHDIMVIDGLPPPGCPCRDCSIRREDSAAYHGLRLDRGDSFHWDREAELQQREVVGLRRAREAELPRGSELHWERDPGLRRGRELSLHWERDREAELQWERDREAEYWHRRATVATYGPQGHDLPAFTFDPLPSGHPAYPEASRSHAHSHLDLKYSSSSSGYQTPRQACPCSPYQPSPSESRGYASGYQSESTSPLPPASSMTGPCGHSNGPGEHNHHHHHHHHHPDSQQSYSSDSHTEGLRSSGESVGWRDHITHGSFRRVHRDAHGACSTPSDMSGPPTPVHTSSPLRTQESPSPGREYDIRTTDIIGSDYEPPQPQDGQYRNNNNNIAQEPPKTQSSSSEPLQPVAKDTQSQPDAPNHCTAPTDPPPTGPQQQHCSPDTGVTPATLNQGHCQAPSSPVPEAQARPLALQTLSPSEAAPQTQTQTQTQTQASVPPASPQVTGSSPTRESHPEAPKPNTTTAPAPSSMESSPVSDTPVPGFATLGRRLMLSGSDPHHPNHHQQQQQQQQQQGPPQHHYPAPVDHSAALDNNKRHCFSGPSPQPHPAQPHTNYSTISIPLPHPQPPLPEKRHAPTQPGSPSDAVRPASSTTNTTNNGTAQHQHHVTFSPTVGEIAPPAGQNDDAAPGEAENANRVSVKFVQDSSRFWYKPGISREQAIAALKERDPGTFLIRDSNSFQGAYGLALKVLTPPPNVNNHSSKVSDPMEQLVRHFLIETGPRGVKIKGCQNEPYFGSLSALVYQHSITPISLPCALKIPEKDLVGEVQEVQPVSNISTAADLLKQGAACNVLYLNSVETESLTGPQAIAKATDATLGRSPRPSATVVQFKVTSQGITLTDSQRRVFFRRHYPVNSVTFSSMDPKDRRWTNSDNTTVKVFGFVAKKPGSTAENVCHLFAELDPDQPASAIVNFINKVMLSPRR; encoded by the exons gtgaCCTCTGCGTGCATCCCGGCTCCTTCCAACGATCTG CAGCGTAGAGGGACCACTCCTTCCCGACACGTCCAGCACATG ggaTCCACCAAGTCTTTAACCTACACCAAACAGAGAAACACGTTGCCCAG GAGCTTCAGCGTGGACCGCGTCATGGACCGAGTGATGGAGCGCCACTACGACTTCGACCTGACCTACATCACCGAGCGGATCATCTCCGTCTTCTTCCCCCCgaagctggaggagcagaggtACCGGCTCAACCTGAAGGAGGTGGCCGCCATGCTCAAGTCCAAGCACCAGGACAAGTTTCTG CTCCTGAATCTTTCAGAAAGACGCCACGATATCACCCGACTCAATCCAAAG GTTCATGACTTTGGCTGGCCCGACCTCCACGCCCCGCCGCTGGATAAGATCTGCGCCATATGTAAGGCCATGGAGAACTGGCTGACCTCCGACCCCCAGCACGTGGTGGTCCTGCACTGCAAG GGCAACAAAGGTAAAACAGGGGTGATTATTGCAGCCTACATGCACTACAGCAAGATCTCTGCAGg gGCGGACCAGGCTCTCAGTACTCTGGCCATGAGGAAGTTCTGCGAAGATAAGGTGTCCACTTCCCTCCAGCCGTCCCAGAACAG gtACATCTATTACTTCGGGGGTCTCCTCTCCGGCGCCATCAAGATGAACAGCAgtcctctcttcctccaccaggTTCTCATCCCGTCGCTGCCCAACTTCCAGGGTGCAGGAG gCTACTACCCCTTCCTGAAGATCTACCAGTCCATGCAGTTGGTCTACACCTCAGGCATATA TGACCTTCAAGGAACGGGAGGCAGGCGGCTGAGCGTGACCATTGAACCGGCGCTGCTGTTAAAGGGTGACATCATG GTCAAATGCTACCACAGGCGAGCCCAGAGCGCCGACCGAGACGTGGTGTTCAGGCTGCAGTTCCACACCTGCACCATCCACGGATCCCAGCTGTGGTTCGGCAAAGGGGAGCTGGACGAAGCTTGCACAG ATGAGCGTTTTCCTTCTGATGCCACCGTGGAGTTTGTCTTCTCCTCTGGACCTGAGAAGATCAAAG GTCGTGAATACCAGAAGAACGACCCGGCCGTCACGGTCGACTACAACACTGCCGACCCAGTGGTTCGCTGGGACTCCTACGAGAACTTTAACCAGCGGTACCAGGACAGCCTGGAGG ATATTGCCCACACCAGAGGTCCTGTCGATGGGAGTCTCTACGCTCAGATAAAGAAACGCCGCGGTGCCGGCTCCGGTTCTGTCTCCTCGACCAACGGCAGCAGTCCGGGGGCGGGCCTCTCAGAAGACAGGCCCGACCACTTGATGTCTCAGTGTTCCGACTCTGTCCTCTCGGGCCATTCCCACCACCTGAACCAGTcgtccctcctcccccccgacCGCCAGGACGAGACCGTCCGCCCGCCGCCGCCGACCAGACAAGAGAGGGAGGATCTGGAGCGTCTCCTCGGCGGCATCGAGGGCAGCAGAGACGGCGAGAGGGAGACCGCCATCTTGGATGACGGGGACTCTTTGCCCTCGGAGAGGACGGGGACGCTGGGGCTCAGCCGGTCGTGCTCCTGCCGCGACGGGTACCGGTCCCAGCGCTGTGCCGAGCCCGGCTGCGACCGCACGCTCCTCATGCCCAACGGTTACTGCCTGGACCGGGCTCCGGGCACCAACGGGCACCACGGGGCCACCCCCGCCGCCAGCCCCAATCCGGCCGCTCCCCCGTCCCACGTGGATCTGTGCCAACACTACAGCCCCCACTCCCACCAGTCCCTCCCGCCTCCGGACCTGGTCTGGGACCGTCAGAGCGGCCCGCCCCACTACCTGCACCGCTCCTGCTCAGAGGCTCCCTCGTCTCGACACATCTGCCCGTACCCCTCGCCGGATCTAACCCCCCACAACCACCCGCACCACCACCCGCTGTCTTCCCCCGGCCGCCTCTGCTGTCGGGACGACGACTTCCCGACCTACCACCaccctcctccgccgccgcacGGCCACCATCACCCCCACCCGCACCACCCGAAACCCTCCACCAGCCCCACCTACCACGACATAATGGTGATCGACGGTCTGCCGCCTCCCGGCTGCCCCTGCAGGGACTGCAGCATCCGGAGGGAGGACTCGGCAGCTTATCACGGCCTGAGGCTGGACCGCGGAGACAGCTTCCACTGggacagagaggcagagctcCAGCAGAGAGAGGTGGTGGGCCTGAGGAGGGCCAGGGAGGCCGAGCTACCCCGGGGCTCGGAGCTCCACTGGGAGAGGGATCCCGGGCTGAGACGAGGCAGAGAGCTCTCCCTCCACTGGGAGCGAGACCGGgaggctgagctgcagtggGAGAGGGACAGGGAGGCCGAATACTGGCACAGGAGGGCGACCGTGGCCACCTACGGCCCCCAGGGGCACGACCTCCCGGCCTTCACCTTCGACCCCTTACCGTCCGGTCACCCCGCCTACCCGGAGGCCTCCAGGTCCCACGCCCACTCGCACCTGGACCTCaagtacagcagcagcagcagcggctaCCAGACGCCGCGCCAGGCGTGCCCCTGCTCCCCTTACCAGCCCTCGCCGTCCGAGAGCAGGGGCTACGCCTCGGGCTACCAGTCCGAGTCCACGTCCCCGCTGCCGCCCGCCTCCTCCATGACGGGGCCCTGCGGCCATAGCAACGGGCCGGGAGAGcacaaccaccaccatcaccaccaccaccaccatccagaCTCTCAGCAGTCGTACAGCTCCGACTCACACACCG aGGGCCTTCGTAGCTCTGGTGAAAGCGTGGGCTGGAGGGATCACATTACCCACGGTTCCTTCAGGAGAGTCCACAGAGACGCTCACGGCGCGTGCTCCACGCCGTCCGACATGTCCGGGCCGCCCACTCCCGTCCACACCAGCAGCCCCCTGCGCACACAGGAAAG CCCCAGTCCAGGCAGAGAGTACGACATCCGGACCACGGACATCATCGGCAGCGACTACGAGCCGCCCCAGCCCCAGGATGGACAATaccgaaacaacaacaacaacatcgcTCAGGAACCTCCCAAAACCCAGAGTAGCAGCTCAGAGCCCCTTCAGCCGGTCGCCAAGGACACACAGTCACAACCAGACGCCCCCAACCACTGCACTGCACCGACAGACCCGCCCCCCACCGGCCCCCAACAGCAGCACTGTAGCCCGGATACAGGTGTGACACCAGCCACGTTAAACCAGGGACACTGCCAGGCTCCTTCCTCCCCCGTACCAGAGGCACAAGCCCGACCTCTCGCTCTCCAGACCCTCAGTCCATCAGAAGCGGCgccccagacccagacccagacccagacccagacccaggcgTCTGTACCACCAGCTTCCCCCCAAGTCACCGGATCGTCACCAACTAGGGAATCTCACCCCGAAGCCCCCAAACCCAACACCACTACTGCACCAGCCCCCAGCAGCATGGAGAGCTCCCCCGTGTCTGATACTCCAGTTCCTGGCTTTGCCACTCTGGGCAGGAGGTTGATGTTGAGCGGATCAGACCCCCACCACCCCaatcaccaccagcagcagcagcagcagcagcagcagcaaggcCCCCCTCAGCACCACTACCCGGCCCCCGTGGATCACAGCGCTGCTCTGGACAATAACAAGAGGCACTGCTTCTCTGGGCCGAGCCCGCAACCCCACCCAGCCCAACCCCACACCAACTACTCCACCATCTCCATCCCCCTTCCACACCCTCAGCCCCCTTTGCCAGAGAAGCGCCACGCGCCCACCCAGCCGGGTTCCCCCAGTGATGCCGTGAGGCcagcctcctccaccaccaacaccaccaacaacggCACTGCCCAGCACCAGCACCACGTCACCTTTTCTCCCACTGTGGGGGAAATCGCACCCCCCGCAGGCCAAAATGACGACGCAGCGCCCGGAGAGGCCGAGAACGCCAACAGGGTCAGCGTGAAGTTCGTCCAGGACAGTTCGAGGTTCTGGTACAAGCCGGGCATCTCCAGAGAgcaag CGATTGCAGCTCTGAAGGAGCGAGATCCGGGAACCTTCCTGATCAGAGACAGCAACTCTTTCCAGGGAGCCTACGGCCTCGCCCTGAAGGTCCTCACGCCTCCTCCCAACGTcaacaaccacagcagcaaAG TGAGTGACCCAATGGAGCAGCTGGTCAGACACTTCCTCATAGAAACGGGGCCTCGGGGAGTCAAGATTAAAGGATGTCAGAATGAGCCCTACTTTG GGAGTCTGTCTGCACTGGTCTACCAACACTCCATCACACCCATCTCTCTGCCCTGCGCGCTTAAAATCCCAGAAAAAG ATCTGGTCGGGGAGGTGCAGGAGGTTCAACCCGTGAGTAACATCAGTACAGCTGCTGACCTCCTGAAACAAGGAGCAG cCTGTAACGTCCTCTACCTGAACTCTGTGGAGACGGAGTCGCTGACCGGCCCTCAGGCCATCGCCAAGGCGACGGACGCCACGTTGGGTCGCAGCCCCCGTCCTTCGGCCACCGTGGTCCAGTTCAAGGTGACGTCGCAGGGCATCACCCTGACGGACAGCCAGCGCAG AGTTTTCTTCCGGAGACATTACCCGGTGAACAGCGTGACCTTCAGTAGCATGGACCCTAAGGACAGGAG GTGGACTAACTCAGACAACACGACCGTTAA ggTGTTCGGGTTCGTGGCCAAGAAGCCGGGCAGCACGGCCGAGAACGTGTGCCACCTCTTCGCCGAGCTGGACCCCGACCAGCCGGCCTCCGCCATCGTCAACTTCATCAACAAGGTCATGCTGTCGCCTCGGCGATAG